The proteins below are encoded in one region of Lactuca sativa cultivar Salinas chromosome 3, Lsat_Salinas_v11, whole genome shotgun sequence:
- the LOC111895817 gene encoding probable L-type lectin-domain containing receptor kinase S.5, whose protein sequence is MGLVPVTLRTAVIFLCFFSAVAKFKTLNRTYPYFNNSMTTEAKAELILQNHAVLSQDALQVTPDSANPLVFGLQNQSGRVMFYQKFKLWDGDVNSNSAVASFNTSFLVNMFPNNGTPGEGLAFLIAPTIDIPQNSYGQYLGLTNATTDNQTSNGIVAVELDTVQQNFDIDKNHIGLNIHSIRSVVSESLTPKNITLVTGPIPSFENIWVQYNGDEKIIRIYIAKQMGKDDPTPPMPENPIIERKLDLRTTVNQHSYFGFAASTGTLIQLNCVRRWNLTVTYIPEPKGPLMTILLSVGIPVVVGLVALAAYIGYYLYKKRLVDRSQSNILSRLRTLPGMPKEFHFRELKKATNNFDEKRKLGQGGYGVVYKGVLPEDNVEVAVKWFSRESLKGEDDFLAELTIINRLRHRHLVRLLGWCHKNGKLLLVYEYMRKGSLDMHLFTVTGEPLSWALRYKVIVGVASALHYLHYEYDQKVVHRDIKASNIMLDSNFNARLGDFGLARALDNEKTSYAEAEGVLGTVGYIAPECFHTGKATQHSDIYAFGALLIEVVSGQRPGTKINGFQFMVDYVWSLYREGRILEAVDKRIVDDYNTEEANRLLLLGLACSHPIAGERPKTQAIVQMISGALPVPPVPPFKPAFVWPAMMSIDDMSMATSIDTTPLSISQYETDWSPLSRENYSGYTDRSMV, encoded by the exons ATGGGTTTAGTGCCGGTGACCCTCAGAACCGCCGTCATCTTCCTATGCTTCTTCTCCGCCGTCGCCAAATTCAAAACCTTAAACCGAACCTATCCTTACTTCAACAATTCCATGACCACAGAAGCCAAAGCCGAGTTAATATTACAAAACCATGCGGTGCTAAGCCAAGATGCTCTGCAGGTTACTCCGGACTCCGCCAACCCGCTGGTATTCGGACTCCAGAACCAGTCCGGTAGAGTGATGTTCTATCAAAAATTCAAGCTATGGGACGGCGACGTCAACAGCAACTCCGCCGTCGCCTCCTTCAACACCTCCTTCCTCGTCAATATGTTCCCAAACAACGGCACACCCGGAGAAGGCTTAGCTTTCCTGATCGCACCCACCATCGACATCCCGCAGAACAGCTACGGCCAATATCTCGGCCTCACTAACGCCACCACCGATAACCAAACAAGTAACGGAATAGTCGCCGTCGAGCTCGACACGGTCCAACAAAATTTCGATATCGATAAGAACCACATAGGTCTCAACATACACTCGATCAGATCTGTAGTCTCCGAATCATTAACACCGAAAAACATCACTCTGGTTACCGGCCCAATCCCGTCGTTCGAGAACATCTGGGTTCAGTACAATGGCGACGAGAAGATCATCCGGATTTACATCGCAAAGCAAATGGGAAAAGATGACCCGACTCCGCCCATGCCGGAAAACCCCATCATTGAACGAAAACTAGATCTCCGGACAACAGTTAACCAGCACTCCTACTTTGGTTTCGCCGCTTCCACCGGAACCCTAATCCAGCTAAACTGCGTTCGTCGATGGAACTTAACAGTGACCTACATACCTGAACCGAAGGGCCCATTGATGACAATCTTACTCAGCGTTGGGATTCcggtggtggtggggttggtgGCGTTGGCGGCGTATATCGGTTACTATCTATACAAGAAAAGGTTGGTGGACCGGTCGCAATCAAACATTCTGAGCCGGCTGAGAACACTGCCGGGAATGCCGAAGGAGTTCCATTTCCGGGAACTGAAAAAAGCGACGAATAATTTCGATGAGAAGAGGAAACTTGGGCAAGGTGGATATGGGGTGGTTTACAAGGGGGTGTTGCCGGAGGATAATGTGGAGGTCGCCGTGAAATGGTTTTCAAGGGAAAGTTTGAAGGGAGAAGATGATTTCTTGGCTGAACTCACCATCATCAACCGTCTCCGGCATCGTCATCTTGTTCGATTATTGG GATGGTGTCACAAGAACGGGAAGCTCCTATTAGTTTACGAGTACATGCGAAAAGGCAGTCTTGACATGCATCTGTTTACAGTAACCGGTGAGCCCTTAAGCTGGGCCCTCAGGTATAAGGTCATAGTCGGTGTCGCCTCTGCCCTCCACTACCTCCACTACGAATACGACCAAAAAGTCGTCCACCGTGACATCAAAGCTAGCAACATCATGCTCGATTCCAATTTCAACGCCCGTCTTGGAGATTTCGGCCTCGCGCGTGCCCTAGATAACGAAAAAACCTCGTACGCGGAAGCAGAAGGCGTACTGGGAACCGTCGGTTACATCGCTCCCGAATGTTTCCACACAGGAAAAGCCACTCAACATTCCGATATTTACGCTTTTGGCGCTCTACTAATCGAGGTTGTATCCGGTCAACGCCCGGGGACAAAAATCAACGGGTTCCAGTTCATGGTGGATTATGTATGGTCGTTGTATCGTGAAGGGCGAATCTTGGAAGCGGTTGATAAGCGTATTGTGGATGATTATAACACCGAGGAGGCGAACAGACTATTGTTGTTAGGGTTAGCTTGTTCGCATCCGATAGCAGGCGAGAGGCCGAAAACACAAGCCATTGTTCAGATGATATCGGGGGCACTGCCTGTGCCCCCGGTACCACCTTTCAAGCCGGCTTTTGTGTGGCCTGCGATGATGTCCATCGACGACATGTCGATGGCCACATCGATCGATACGACACCGTTATCGATCAGTCAGTATGAGACTGACTGGAGCCCACTGAGCCGGGAAAATTACTCGGGGTACACGGACCGATCCATGGTTTAG